The DNA window CGGTGTGGTTAgaatgtttataaattataacaagtattttaatatgctattgatataaatttatatattatattcggtataaaataataattacaaatttagtgagaaaataaaaataaaataatttttttttttttgtctatttctttaattatacTTCATTCCCcttttcaaattttctctctccctaTTCATcctcaaattaatattattattttataatataatatattttatttaattttaatattattattacttcaaataatattttaatatatttttttaaaaataatttatattataattttaaaaatataaatttatttttataataataataaataaattattattattattattattattattattattttttaaattataattagattataaataatattgtttattatatatattatttttattttattacaattattaataatatttaaattaaataaatataatttaaagtttatattataattaattttatattataattaaaattatattaattattaaatataatattaaataataatttataataataaataaagaaaataagaataattaaatatttattttaaaaaataattttaaattcttattttcactttaattaattaaaaaaattaaaactatcactttatttttataataatttcttattcTATCTACCAATAATTTCATATACAATTTCTATAACAAGTATACTATATATACCTGGTAACAATTTATACTTCACCAGTTTAtacttttatacaatttatGTCTTATCTAATTTGTAACACGCACCGAATGGTGCTATAAATTCGGTGCTATCATAAAGTATACTGGTAgactatattatttatttatttaattttagttttagaaaattattagtGTTTAAGgcatttgaataaaaatatacattttttttatcactccAAGTTATTTGACTAACTTATTAAAGTAATACATTATAACTTATGAAATGATAGATGTAGATCTACTTTCAAAGCTAAAAAAATCTTATTGGTGAAAATATGTGGTGAATCGATTTAAAAAAGGGAAACTAATtcaataagaaaggtttacacGTTCTCCCTTATTTTATGATGGATCATATGAATTGTATATCTTTGAAAATAAGTTTCTTCAACATGAATttaagcttgtttgatgttgggtttGTTTACTGAAAAAACGAAAAACACAtgtatgattaaaaaaataaattatttgagatatttttactataatttattaaaatatttttatatttaaatttaaaatttaaaaaaatattatagttgctaataaaataattaattttgttcattgAAACATGGAGTTATCAGTTATGTAATTCAACtcaataagttaataaatagcagcatattgaaatttataaataatatatataagtaaaattaaacttcataaattaaataataaaaattaacttaaatattatacattaaaataaaataaaatacataaaaataaaaataaaatacattatcaAATAAGTCAAACTTATTgtaaatcttattaaaatatcaaaacaatacattatataaatatctaaataaaatacataaaataaaaattcaaataagatacatttttaaaaaaagaactcaaatttattataaaaattataaacataacatttatcaaaataatatattacataaacatgaaaataaaatgtattatataaacaaaataaaatattttataaaagaagttaaatttaataaacttattaaaattaaatatatattttatttaatttttcttttcaataagttcaatttctattataatacaatttattttaattttaattttaatatttatgtaatatattttatttatactaagtaggaataaatcttatttataagtatatacatttattcataaattatttgaacatataaactataattttttttatataaacttatttattattaaaaatttattatttaatttattatttctttattgttATTAACAatcacttatatttatatacatagattaatatttatttttaattaatctattttatcttttttttttaattatttcagtTTATCAAATTGTGTTTATAATAGTCTGACCTCAAACAAATTCTTTTAGTTCTCGTGAAAGTACATGTTCGAGAATTACAACCTCTgtcaaaaatcttttaaaaataaaatattattttaaataattactaaaattttgaaataaattaagactaattaatttgggtttaaatttaaacaattcaaggatttgaaataattaaattataatttgatatttttagaaatatattgtttatataaattaaaaataattaaattaaaagattatttgtttgaaacGGAGTagctaattgatttttgaaaattaataaaaaagctTACGTGTATAAACGCATTTTTAGCTGGAGTTTCGTTTTAGTTTGAGTTTGGTGATATTCGGGAAATGACTTTTGCGCTTCATTCTTCGTACCCGTTTAAATTGGTTTATACTTTATAAATGCGagttttgaaaattggttgtcgttttattttaaccgattatttttTTGGTTCTAGACATGCGTAGGTTTGTGCGTATTTAAATGATTGTGACAACAATCATTTAAATGCTGAtacttgttgttgatgatgactagggaggaaaatacctaaagaatattagtttaaaaggctttagtgtttaaaaataaattctaaacaaaCCTTTGTCAAAATATGATTCttagaaatatcccaaaaatattttgaaatcattttctattttttcgggatttttagatAATGAtttgaggttccaaaattacaaaaacaattttggaattttaaaatcatttagatTTTTAGACGCGTTTACGTGTATAAACGCATTTTTAGCTAGAGTTTCGTTTTAGTTTGAGTTTGGTGATATTCGGGAAATGACTTTTGTGCTTCATCCTTCATACCCGTTTAAAACGGTCTATACTTTATAAATGCGagttttgaaaattggttgtcgtcttattttaaccgattattttttttggttctAGACATGCGTATGTTTGTGCGTATTTAAAGGATTGTGACAACAATCATTTAAATGCTGATacttgttgttgatgataactAGGGATGAAAATACCTAAAGAACATTAGCTTAAAAGgctttagggtttaaaaataaattctaaacaaacctttgtcaaaatatgatttttagaaatatcccaaaaatattttaaaatcattttctattttttcgggatttttagatAATGGTTTgaggtttcaaaattacaaaaacaattttgtattttaaaaatcaaaaccaAACATGCCTTATGGTCGGTGTCCTAGGTCCTAGGTTTGTTTTATCGGTCAGGGGATAAATAAGCTCTCGATCCTAGTCGGTGAACCCTCGGTCTAGGTTTAGGATCCTCAGTCGGGGTGCtaagacctctcggtccttggctaaaATTCTCGTCCGGATTCCATAATTCTCGGTCGGACgcctcggtcctaggtggaaATCATCGGTCCTGGGTTCGGGATTTCTCGATTGGGTGCGAGACTCCTCAGTCCTAGGTCTGActtctcggtcggacctctcggtccggGGTAGAAATCATCGGTCCTAGATTTAGGAGTTTTTAgtcgggtgcgagactcctcggtcTTAGGTTCAACTTCTTGGTTGGATGTAAAAATCTTTGGCCGAACATCTCGGTCCTAGTTGTAGAATATCGGTCGAACCATTCGGTCCCcgatgaagaacatcggtcagacctcttggtcctagatAAAAAATCTTGGTCGGACGTGTCGATCCTAGATTAGATTTCTCAGTCGGACCGAGTCGGACCTCTCAACCCTCAAGAACTtcaaaattgcaggttttgcaattttgatggaggcttgatttatgtttaattcataacttaaaccaattaaataaaatatcctaaaattccaaaaaatgaaataaaatatgattataattgttattatgatttcAGAAATATGTTTTGTGAATTTGTTGGTGAAGAAAggaatttaaaagaaattaaaaattaatttttatttaccttttaaataaaaataaaatctgataatTTCGTGTAACTGAAACTATGTTTAATCTCTATAGTAGGATTCTGGACCATTATATGAGTGCCCAGATCTCATCCAACAGCCCAGACGCTCCCACGTAGCCGGATGTAACAAGGCCACGCGCGCGCGCTCGCGCTaaatcaactaacgggacagactaaccccgttagtcaacaAGGCTGACTGCGGATGGAACTAGACAGAACTCGGCGTCCCGTTACACGAAACGACGCAGTTTGGCTTGTCTTCTTCGCTGGAATTACGACCTCGCCGAAACTGCGCCCTCGCCGACGTCCAACCTTTCAGAAGCTTTAGCTTCATCCACAGGCGATCAAAtccctttatttttttagccaCGTGATCCCCTCGTCAGCGACTACGTTTCCCCTTATCCTCCAGCCTTATCCCGCTGTAGATAAGGCTACCAACTACCGGATAGGGTTTTAGAGATAAGCTCGCCGGAGGTTAAATTAGTCCCAAACTAACCCTCCTCGACTGACTTATCCACCCTATAAATACTCCCCCAAGGTCTATAGACCAATCCTCCAAATAATATCCAAGAATCACACATCAATTCACCCTGAACAAAGATTTGAAGAATCTGGCAAAGACAAGTTTTTGTCAAAACTTTATCTGGTGATCCAAGCTTTGATCTAGGCTTTTGGATAGCTTCCAACACCTCacaagagtgttctccaattgTTGGTATGAATCCAGAAGCCTTGAATTtcgatttgtaattgaaaattttgaattttattgtttgattagtttgatcgtgttcttatgcttgattgtgtgatttctttgttaaaaaaatatatatatatatatatatatatatatatatatatatatatatatcatgtatgagTTTTCTGTTGAAAGAGAATTGATAAAAccaacctaaataaaaaattttaaaaatcaaagcttgaaaattgattttttgaaatctttgtgttcttggttaaatatggattttttttttatcatgataGTTGCTATACATATTTgtaaacatgtttgaatgatttttaaacaattgtaatcatgttttgatcaaactaaaattttggaaaaaagcttgaaaatttagaattttgaaatttcacgtgttagatatatttattcttatctTGTTTTAATCCAGATTATCTAATAGTTTTCTTTAGTCATTATCTATAATCTTCAACATTATATTAGTGTTTAATCAGACAAAACAAGAATAATGATTCTATGTTAATAAGTCGATATGATAAGTtaagcggaagcgtacctgatGTCAttgcccaaaacttttgagttACCACAGGTTGGATCTTCCAATTCTATAGACCGTCTCTCTTGCTTCTCTCTAATGATGGAGGTTATGAGAAATAAAACTGACATCTATGAATCGGGGACCAGAACCCTATTTAtattgtcatttatttattatttaatccatcataaatattaaataaatatccagTTTCTACACATAATAAACTGTACCATACTAATAACCAAACATGACTTAGCccaataaccaaaataatttaGTGGATCACTTTATCAATTGGGTTATGAATAAACAATAGcccaaacataatatttatatatattagtccaataaatctaacaatctcccacttggacaATATATGTAATTTAATGTGTTCAACTTTATGAGCAAATAATGTAGctatcataatttaaagtcaCTCTAAATGAATCTCgtccattaattatataaacattggACCAAAGAGGTTTTAATTACATTACTTCGTAATTCAACCCATCAATGATCACGAATATCAGTATAACTAAATGACATAGATCATAGTATGAATGTGTAGCATAGAAATGACATCTAATGTGATCATGAATCATGTCAAATTCTAACTAGTCCCTAATGAGATCAAAGTTTTCAAGAAAACAGAGTGTAAcaaaaattctttattatccATAAACTGCAGTAATCAATAAGTCTGTGTTACATATATATAGAagcaaactcccactaaaactgaATATCTTTAAATGACATAACACCCATTCGAGCAGTATGCTCCACAAAGACCTTAGGTGGTAGTCCCTTAGTTAACGGATCCGCAATCATAGAGTTTGTACCAATAtgttctatatataaatgaccACTCTGAACTCTTTCTTTAACAACTAGGAATTTGATGTCAATGTGTTTTGACTTGGTTGAACTCCTATTGTTGTTTGAATACATGACTGCTGATTTATTGTCACAAAATAACTTTAATGGTATTTCAATTCCTTCCACAATTTTCAGTTCAGTGACAAAATTCCGCAACCACATTCCATGATTAGATGCCTCATGACATGCTATAAATTAGCGGCCATAGTAGAGGAAGCTATGAGTGTTTGTTTAACACTCTTCCATGAGATTGCTCCTCCAGCAAGCATGAAGATATAACCTGAAGTGGATCTCCGACTGTCTTGGCATCTAGCAAAATCCGAGTCTGAATATCCAACGATCTCCAGTTGGTCCGATTTCTTATATGTGAGCATGAAGTCTTTAGTTCTTTTTAAATACCGCATAACCCGCTTGACTGCTATCCAATGATCCATACCAGGGTTACTCAGATATCTGCCCAATATTCCGACAATGTATACCAAATCTGGTCGAGTACAAACttgtgcatacatcaaa is part of the Impatiens glandulifera chromosome 1, dImpGla2.1, whole genome shotgun sequence genome and encodes:
- the LOC124939883 gene encoding secreted RxLR effector protein 161-like; protein product: MQKIPYVSAVGSLMYAQVCTRPDLVYIVGILGRYLSNPGMDHWIAVKRVMRYLKRTKDFMLTYKKSDQLEIVGYSDSDFARCQDSRRSTSGYIFMLAGGAISWKSVKQTLIASSTMAANL